A genomic region of Zea mays cultivar B73 chromosome 6, Zm-B73-REFERENCE-NAM-5.0, whole genome shotgun sequence contains the following coding sequences:
- the LOC103629945 gene encoding protein ALTERED XYLOGLUCAN 4 encodes MPREMGAHQYHQPLHPHSHKPSSSKNPGCFLSKAVCAWLACGFLSLALLHLLCCSPAGNQRPAFSPLLSYINNTYSFVSSVPGAGGAKSCNYSEGQWVWAPGHARRYNGSQCDVKESHDCIRNGRPDTGYLDWRWQPAGGPSSCPLPAFDAGAFLSAVRGKHVAFIGDSMARNQAQSLVCLLSAAFPSRLLRRDEEKKHTFWRYAFPARDVTVSFYWTPFLVRATGKAEDESVPYSHVHLDQPGDRWAADAGTIDVAVLAAGHWLLNGAIYYSGGEVVGAHNAPAGLNYTGVGYARPLRMVYRKAVERLSSSESDGRPRTLVLATFSPAHFDGSPIDSPTACTRMEPYREGEKEVAWICKEVRDIVYDEAEAARARGASATRVEVLDVTKLATMRPDGHPGVYMNRDPFKHGVPDKIYSDCLHFCLPGPVDTFNEILLQILRKRR; translated from the exons ATGCCTAGAGAGATGGGAGCGCACCAGTACCACCAGCCTCTTCATCCCCACAGCCATAAACCGTCGTCGAGCAAAAACCCTGGCTGCTTCCTGTCCAAAGCCGTCTGCGCTTGGCTCGCCTGCGGCTTCCTCTCCTTGGCTCTGCTCCACCTCCTCTGCTGCAGCCCGGCCGGCAACCAACGGCCGGCGTTCTCTCCCCTGCTCAGTTACATCAACAACACATACTCCTTCGTCTCATCGGT GCCTGGAGCTGGAGGAGCCAAGAGCTGCAACTACTCGGAGGGGCAGTGGGTGTGGGCGCCGGGCCACGCGCGCCGGTACAACGGCAGCCAGTGCGACGTGAAGGAGAGCCACGACTGCATCCGCAACGGGCGGCCTGACACGGGCTACCTCGACTGGCGGTGGCAGCCGGCGGGGGGCCCGTCGTCGTGCCCGCTGCCGGCGTTCGACGCGGGGGCGTTCCTGTCGGCGGTGCGCGGCAAGCACGTGGCCTTCATCGGCGACTCCATGGCCCGGAACCAGGCGCAGTCCCTGGTCTGCCTCCTCAGCGCCGCGTTCCCGAGCCGGCTGCTGCGCCGGGACGAGGAGAAGAAGCACACCTTCTGGCGGTACGCGTTCCCCGCGCGCGACGTGACGGTGTCCTTCTACTGGACCCCGTTCCTCGTCCGGGCCACGGGCAAGGCGGAGGACGAGAGCGTCCCCTACAGCCACGTGCACCTCGACCAGCCGGGCGACCGCTGGGCGGCCGACGCCGGCACGATCGACGTGGCCGTGCTCGCCGCCGGCCACTGGCTGCTGAACGGGGCCATCTACTACAGCGGCGGCGAGGTGGTCGGCGCCCACAACGCCCCCGCGGGGCTCAACTACACCGGCGTCGGCTACGCGCGGCCGCTCAGGATGGTGTACCGGAAGGCGGTCGAGCGGCTGAGCTCCTCCGAGTCCGACGGCCGGCCCCGGACCCTGGTGCTGGCCACGTTCTCGCCGGCGCACTTCGACGGCAGCCCGATCGACAGCCCCACGGCCTGCACCAGGATGGAGCCGTACAGGGAAGGCGAGAAGGAGGTGGCGTGGATCTGCAAGGAGGTCAGGGACATCGTGTACGACGAGGCGGAGGCCGCCAGGGCGAGGGGCGCCAGCGCGACAAGGGTCGAGGTGCTCGACGTCACGAAGCTGGCCACCATGCGCCCAGACGGGCACCCCGGCGTGTACATGAACCGCGACCCCTTCAAGCACGGCGTGCCGGATAAGATCTACTCCGACTGCCTCCATTTCTGCCTGCCCGGGCCTGTCGACACCTTCAACGAGATATTACTGCAGATCCTGAGGAAGAGGCGGTGA